From the Strix uralensis isolate ZFMK-TIS-50842 chromosome 33, bStrUra1, whole genome shotgun sequence genome, one window contains:
- the RNF41 gene encoding E3 ubiquitin-protein ligase NRDP1: MGYDVARFQGDVDEDLICPICSGVLEEPVQAPHCEHAFCNACITQWFSQQQTCPVDRSVVTVAHLRPVPRIMRNMLSKLQITCDNAVFGCTAVVRLDNLMSHLNDCEHNPKRPVTCEQGCGLEMPKDELPNHNCIKHLRSVVQQQQTRIAELEKTSAEHKHQLAEQKRDIQLLKAYMRAIRSVNPNLQNLEETIEYNEILEWVNSLQPARVTRWGGMISTPDAVLQAVIKRSLVESGCPTSIINELIENAHERNWPQGLATLETRQMNRRYYENYVAKRIPGKQAVVVMACENQHMGEDMVLEPGLVMIFAHGVEEI, encoded by the exons GCTCCTCACTGCGAGCACGCCTTCTGCAATGCCTGCATCACCCAGTGGTTCTCCCAGCAGCAGACCTGCCCCGTGGACCGCAGCGTCGTGACGGTCGCCCACCTCCGCCCCGTCCCGCGGATCATGCGGAATATGCTCTCGAAGCTGCAGATCACTTGTGACAACGCTGTTTTCGGCTGTACGGCCGTCGTGCGACTCGACAACCTGATGTCTCACCTCAACGACTGCGAGCACAATCCCAAGCGCCCCGTGACTTGCGAGCAGGGATGCGG CTTGGAAATGCCCAAAGATGAGCTGCCAAACCACAACTGCATCAAGCATTTGAGATCcgtggtgcagcagcagcagacgaGAATCGCCGAGCTGGAGAAGACCTCGGCAGAGCACAAGCACCAACTGGCCGAGCAG AAACGGGACATCCAGCTGCTGAAGGCCTACATGCGCGCCATCCGCAGCGTCAACCCCAACCTGCAGAACCTGGAGGAGACCATCGAGTACAACGAAATCCTGGA GTGGGTGAACTCCCTGCAGCCGGCGCGGGTGACGCGGTGGGGCGGGATGATCTCCACGCCGGACGCGGTGCTGCAGGCCGTCATCAAGCGCTCGCTGGTGGAGAGCGGCTGCCCCACCTCCATCATCAACGAGCTGATCGAGAACGCGCACGAGCGGAACTGGCCGCAGGGCCTGGCCACGCTGGAGACGCGCCAGATGAACCGGCGCTACTACGAGAACTATGTGGCCAAGCGCATCCCCGGCAAGCAGGCCGTGGTGGTGATGGCCTGCGAGAACCAGCACATGGGCGAGGACATGGTGCTGGAGCCGGGACTGGTGATGATATTCGCACACGGCGTGGAGGAAATCTAA